ACCATCGGCCCCACCAGATCCCAGGTTCCCAGTGCGAGCCCGTTGCTATAGACGGTGAGCCACAGCCATCCGGCGCCGAGGGCTGTGGTGAGGACGCCCGCGGCCACCAGGTTGCGACCGAGCTTGCCGATCAGGGGTGCCGCGATGAAGGAGGCGACGATGATGCCGACCGACATCGGCACGATGCCGGTGAGTGCGGTCTGGACCGGGTCGCGGTGCAGTGCCTGCTGGCAGAACAGCGACACGACATAGGCCATTCCAGTGACGACCGCGAAGTAGCCGAGCCCAGCCAGCAGGCCCGCGGTGAAGCCGCGGTTGCGCAGCAGCGAGGGGAGAATGAGCGGGTTGGCGGCCTTGGCCTGGCGGACGGCGAAAGCCGCGAAGGCGGCGATCCCGATCGCCAGCAAGGAGAGGGGCCATGGGCCCCAGCCGAGCTCCGGGCCCTCGATCAGGCCGGCAATCGTCCCGAGCACGGCCAGGCTGAGCAGGACGGAACCAGGCGCGTCCAGGACGACCTTGGGGTCGGCCGGGATGCGGGGCAGGATCTTCGCGGCAAGAGCGAGCCCCAGGCCGCCGAACACGATGTTGATCAGGAACATCGGACGCCAGGACAGTCCGAACCAGTTGGCGTTGACGATGTAGGCGCCCAGGATGGGTCCGCCGATCGATGCCAGAGCCATCATCGGCCCGAAGGTGGCGAAGGCGACCGACTTGAAGTCGCGCGGGAACACGGCGGTCATGATCGCGAGCCCCTGGGGGATCAGCAGAGCACCGAAGCCTCCTTGAATGAGGCGGGCGATGACCAGAACTGTCGGCGACCAGGCCAGGCCGCAGGCCAGCGACGCCAGTGTGAATCCGGTGATGCCGATCAGGAACACCCGGCGTTGGCCGAAGCGGTCGCCCAGGCGTCCGCCGAGGACGAGCAGGCTGCCGAGCGCCAGCGCGTAGGCCGACCCGAGCCACTTCAGCAAGCCGGCCCCACCGCCGAGTTCGGCGACGATCGTCGGCGCGGCGATGTTGGTGAGGGTGGAGTCCATCAGGTCGAGCATGTCGGCGATCAGGACGACGGCGAGGATCGCCCACAGGCCGGCGCGCGAGGTGGCGCCGACTGGCTCCTTTATTGGTTCGAGCGTGGTGTCCATGGGGTTCCTTCCGGTTAGCGGCCCGCCAAGGCTGGCATCGCTCTAATATTGGAACCGTTACAGATATGATGTCAACTCAGGAATCTTGGTAGGGTGATGCCGTGACCGACGAGGTGGGCCTGCGCACGCGCAAGAAGCTCCGTACCCGTGAGGCGATCAGCAACGCCGCATTGGGGTTGTTCATCGAGCGGGGCTACGAGAACGTCACTCTTTCCGAGATCGCCAGAGCGGCCGAGGTGTCGGTTGCCACCGTTTTCAGCTACTTCCCCGACGGCAAGGACGCACTCGTCTTCGAGCAGGACGAAGACCGGCCGGCCGCCATCGCCGAGGCGATTCAGACCCGTGGGGACGGCGCGAGTGTGATGGACGCGGTCGAGGCGTTCATCCTGAGTCGTGGCCCTTTCCGGAAGGGAAACGCCGCCACCCCGGTCCAGCGACTGATTGCCGAGACCGCGCCGCTGCGGGCCTACGCCCAGAAGCGGTGGGCAGCCTGCGAGCCCGTCCTGAGGTCGGCACTGGCTGAGGAGTCCCGCCGTCCCGAGGACGTGAATGTCCGAGCGCTCGCCCGATACGTTCTCGAGATCCCGGAGATCGCGGCCCAGGATGCCGATCCGCGAGCGACCGTCGGCCAGCTCTTCACTCGCCTCCGCGCAGGATGGGGCATCGCTTAGCGATCAGGTGCGGCGACATCTGAACCCGAAGTCGCGGGCATCGGGCTGGCTCGGCGCGGACGAGGCCGTCGACCGAGGC
The nucleotide sequence above comes from Propionicimonas paludicola. Encoded proteins:
- a CDS encoding TetR/AcrR family transcriptional regulator, encoding MTDEVGLRTRKKLRTREAISNAALGLFIERGYENVTLSEIARAAEVSVATVFSYFPDGKDALVFEQDEDRPAAIAEAIQTRGDGASVMDAVEAFILSRGPFRKGNAATPVQRLIAETAPLRAYAQKRWAACEPVLRSALAEESRRPEDVNVRALARYVLEIPEIAAQDADPRATVGQLFTRLRAGWGIA
- a CDS encoding MFS transporter, which encodes MDTTLEPIKEPVGATSRAGLWAILAVVLIADMLDLMDSTLTNIAAPTIVAELGGGAGLLKWLGSAYALALGSLLVLGGRLGDRFGQRRVFLIGITGFTLASLACGLAWSPTVLVIARLIQGGFGALLIPQGLAIMTAVFPRDFKSVAFATFGPMMALASIGGPILGAYIVNANWFGLSWRPMFLINIVFGGLGLALAAKILPRIPADPKVVLDAPGSVLLSLAVLGTIAGLIEGPELGWGPWPLSLLAIGIAAFAAFAVRQAKAANPLILPSLLRNRGFTAGLLAGLGYFAVVTGMAYVVSLFCQQALHRDPVQTALTGIVPMSVGIIVASFIAAPLIGKLGRNLVAAGVLTTALGAGWLWLTVYSNGLALGTWDLVGPMVVTGLGMGLTFGTLFDIAVGDASPDEAGSAGGSLSAVQQLAGAIGSAVITSIWLAYGTDMAHAMQVCLIVVGIVCLAVLAIIPLLPRTAANAGHGE